A region of Micromonospora chokoriensis DNA encodes the following proteins:
- a CDS encoding HAAS signaling domain-containing protein — MTVTEQEITDYVARVRAALADLPPTQRDELTEDLADHLAEVAAESGGTLVERLGEPETYAAELRAAAGAASVGGRNLDQRVATAMVRVRARLRAIDVRLGPAFGYETASEFLRLLRPAWWVLRGYLAAMLVTMMSTNGSYGLLPRFGGELLAGLIMLGAFVLASIWIGRRSARLAGWPRWALHGGTFVLVVFALAALGHAEDRLDRDYYYDQTSVDSQYSQIRDVYVYDREGRLVEDARLFDQNGNPIRLGYPDCGGQIDEYGNPLLRPYPYCPEQAPFGPRAPGATVPLTPPAAPATTPTAAPGAGTTAEPSANAGTPGAPQPSETASGEPSVGSTGTPSGAPTPTATR; from the coding sequence ATGACCGTCACGGAGCAGGAGATCACCGACTACGTGGCGCGGGTCCGGGCCGCTCTGGCCGACCTGCCGCCCACCCAACGCGACGAGCTGACCGAGGATCTCGCCGACCACCTCGCCGAGGTTGCCGCCGAGTCCGGGGGCACGCTCGTCGAGCGGCTGGGCGAGCCCGAGACGTACGCCGCCGAACTGCGCGCCGCGGCCGGCGCCGCCAGCGTCGGTGGACGCAACCTCGACCAGCGGGTCGCCACCGCCATGGTCCGGGTCCGCGCCCGGCTGCGCGCGATCGACGTCCGACTCGGCCCGGCGTTCGGGTACGAGACGGCGAGCGAGTTCCTGCGGTTGCTGCGACCTGCCTGGTGGGTGCTGCGCGGCTACCTGGCGGCGATGCTCGTGACGATGATGAGCACCAATGGAAGCTACGGGCTGCTGCCCCGGTTCGGCGGGGAACTGCTCGCCGGCCTGATCATGCTCGGCGCGTTCGTGCTGGCCTCGATCTGGATCGGTCGCCGATCCGCCCGGCTGGCCGGCTGGCCCCGGTGGGCACTGCACGGCGGCACGTTCGTCCTGGTGGTGTTCGCGCTCGCCGCGCTCGGCCACGCGGAGGACCGTCTCGACCGCGACTACTACTACGACCAGACCTCGGTCGACAGCCAGTACAGCCAGATCCGGGACGTCTACGTCTACGACCGTGAGGGTCGTCTGGTGGAGGACGCGCGACTCTTCGACCAGAACGGCAACCCGATCCGGCTGGGCTATCCGGACTGCGGCGGTCAGATCGACGAGTACGGCAACCCGTTGCTGCGGCCGTACCCGTACTGCCCCGAGCAGGCGCCCTTCGGGCCGCGCGCCCCGGGTGCGACAGTACCGCTCACGCCACCGGCCGCCCCGGCGACGACGCCGACCGCCGCGCCTGGCGCCGGCACCACGGCGGAGCCGAGCGCCAACGCGGGTACGCCCGGTGCGCCGCAGCCGAGCGAGACGGCCTCCGGCGAACCCTCGGTGGGCTCCACCGGGACGCCGAGTGGCGCACCGACGCCGACCGCGACGAGGTGA
- a CDS encoding DUF4129 domain-containing protein codes for MTDGTRPPAPSPADESGVLRPAVGLLRRWWPVGAVAALLAGAALASAHSSLGTSRIPPAAENVPWVPEYPTVEPSPSIPIEPREAGEATQAHIPQWIATVAMALLGLAILAALGYLTWVLIRGALRRTTRTLPAQRARRTAEGTAREVVAALDAGLVELDDRDTDPRVAVIACWVRLEEAAAAAGVPRLTGDTPTDLVSRLLRGDPAAGVPAIVSADVLAEFAHVYREARYATRPVDERTRDQARAALRRLRGELTAAVTTA; via the coding sequence ATGACAGACGGAACACGCCCACCCGCGCCGTCACCGGCTGACGAGTCCGGTGTGTTGCGCCCGGCGGTGGGCCTGCTTCGCAGGTGGTGGCCGGTCGGCGCGGTCGCCGCGCTGCTGGCCGGTGCCGCGCTGGCGTCCGCCCACTCGTCGCTCGGGACCAGTCGGATTCCACCTGCGGCGGAGAACGTCCCCTGGGTGCCTGAATACCCGACCGTCGAGCCGTCCCCGTCCATCCCGATCGAGCCACGCGAGGCCGGCGAGGCCACCCAGGCGCACATACCGCAGTGGATCGCCACGGTGGCGATGGCCCTGCTGGGGCTCGCCATCCTGGCCGCCCTCGGCTACCTGACCTGGGTCCTGATCCGGGGCGCGTTGCGCCGTACCACCCGGACGTTGCCGGCGCAGCGGGCCCGGCGTACCGCCGAGGGCACCGCCCGCGAGGTGGTCGCCGCCCTCGACGCCGGCCTGGTGGAGTTGGACGACCGGGACACCGACCCACGGGTGGCGGTGATCGCCTGCTGGGTACGCCTGGAGGAGGCCGCCGCGGCTGCCGGCGTGCCACGGCTCACCGGGGACACCCCCACCGACCTGGTCAGCCGGCTGCTGCGCGGAGACCCGGCGGCCGGTGTGCCGGCGATCGTCAGCGCCGACGTGCTGGCCGAGTTCGCGCACGTCTACCGGGAGGCCCGGTACGCCACCCGTCCGGTCGACGAACGCACCCGCGACCAGGCCCGCGCCGCGCTGCGCCGGCTGCGTGGCGAGCTCACCGCGGCGGTGACGACCGCATGA
- a CDS encoding dienelactone hydrolase family protein translates to MGDMVSYRSNGGTSEGYLAIPAGGMASPAVIVIQEWWGLVPHIRSVADRFAEAGFVALAPDFYHGETASEPDEAQRLLMAMRMDEAAKDIAGAADYLAGRPEVTGKVGAVGFCAGGSLALWSATISERIVATAGFYPVLPWDSMRPDWADYAGKAAVIHCSEEDGTSAAEGVQTARRAIEEAGGDCHLYDYPGTAHAFFNDDRPEAFDQRAASSAFARTLELFRAKLG, encoded by the coding sequence ATGGGCGACATGGTGAGCTACCGCAGCAACGGGGGTACGAGCGAGGGGTATCTCGCGATACCCGCCGGCGGAATGGCCAGCCCTGCCGTCATCGTGATCCAGGAGTGGTGGGGCCTCGTTCCGCACATCCGGTCGGTGGCGGACCGCTTCGCCGAGGCCGGTTTCGTCGCCCTCGCCCCGGACTTCTACCACGGCGAGACGGCCAGCGAACCCGACGAGGCGCAGCGCCTCCTGATGGCGATGCGGATGGACGAGGCGGCGAAGGACATCGCCGGTGCGGCCGACTACCTCGCCGGACGGCCGGAGGTCACCGGTAAGGTCGGTGCCGTGGGCTTCTGCGCCGGTGGCAGCCTCGCGCTCTGGTCGGCCACCATCTCCGAGCGGATCGTCGCCACCGCCGGCTTCTACCCCGTGCTGCCCTGGGACTCGATGCGTCCCGACTGGGCCGACTACGCCGGCAAGGCCGCTGTCATCCACTGCTCCGAAGAGGACGGCACCTCGGCCGCCGAGGGTGTGCAGACCGCCCGCCGGGCCATCGAGGAGGCCGGCGGCGACTGCCACCTCTACGACTACCCGGGCACCGCGCACGCCTTCTTCAACGACGACCGGCCGGAGGCGTTCGACCAGCGCGCCGCCTCCAGTGCCTTCGCCCGCACCCTGGAACTCTTCCGGGCCAAGCTTGGCTGA
- a CDS encoding ArsR/SmtB family transcription factor: protein MLRLHLGSADLCRVRFGDRLHPVGTALLAGQWLRDPTVAMMAPALAERAAAVETTGTAQAATAILRHLLPARGRLPDFVTPFDGVESVTAGLAAIQATPARRVRDEVVAAYGDVAATPLRRRFAAADPEVLDLFGGAVRTWFDAVLAPHWSELVSAYRQQVTCASQRLAQHGLAGLFAGLHPAISWREPVLEIQTWWDGDLPGTGHGLLLLPSPLAGPRPRVLVEPGHPILLVYPSSMPARPATADGDALGRLIGVTRALVLRRLAAEGGLTTTVLSRAVGISLSSASEHASALRATGLVVSEREGGAVRHHLTTLGANLLRGLSDDPPATCPPPCRSAGGPPGLP from the coding sequence ATGCTTCGCCTCCATCTCGGGTCGGCGGATCTCTGCCGGGTGCGCTTCGGCGACCGGCTGCACCCGGTCGGCACCGCGCTGCTGGCCGGGCAGTGGCTGCGCGACCCGACGGTCGCGATGATGGCGCCGGCCCTGGCCGAGCGAGCGGCAGCTGTGGAGACCACCGGGACCGCCCAGGCCGCAACCGCGATCCTGCGACACCTGCTGCCGGCACGGGGGCGTCTGCCGGACTTCGTCACACCCTTCGACGGGGTGGAGTCCGTCACCGCCGGCCTGGCGGCGATCCAGGCCACCCCGGCACGGCGGGTACGCGACGAGGTCGTCGCCGCGTACGGGGACGTGGCGGCCACCCCGCTGCGGCGGCGGTTCGCGGCGGCCGACCCGGAGGTGCTGGACCTGTTCGGCGGGGCCGTCCGCACCTGGTTCGACGCCGTCCTCGCGCCGCACTGGTCCGAGCTGGTCTCCGCGTACCGCCAGCAGGTGACCTGTGCCAGCCAACGGCTGGCGCAACACGGCCTCGCCGGCCTCTTCGCGGGCCTGCACCCGGCGATCAGCTGGCGGGAGCCGGTGCTGGAGATACAGACGTGGTGGGACGGGGACCTGCCCGGCACCGGTCACGGGCTGCTCCTGCTGCCATCGCCGCTGGCCGGGCCCCGACCACGGGTCCTGGTCGAGCCGGGGCACCCCATCCTGCTCGTCTACCCGTCGTCGATGCCCGCGCGCCCGGCCACCGCCGACGGTGACGCCCTCGGCCGGCTGATCGGCGTCACCCGGGCGCTGGTCCTGCGCCGGCTCGCGGCCGAGGGCGGGTTGACCACCACGGTGCTGTCCCGGGCGGTCGGCATCAGCCTCTCCTCGGCCTCGGAGCACGCCAGCGCGCTGCGGGCGACCGGTCTGGTGGTCAGCGAACGGGAGGGTGGGGCGGTCCGACATCACCTGACGACGCTCGGCGCGAATCTGCTGCGGGGCCTGTCGGACGACCCGCCCGCGACGTGCCCGCCGCCGTGCCGGTCCGCCGGAGGGCCGCCCGGCCTGCCGTAA
- a CDS encoding LppU/SCO3897 family protein, translating to MPEQVAPPSAPDAAAPQPAVETPQPTPAQPETAKPAGAAPDAAAPTTSGPDASAPTTNAPDASAPTTNAPDASAPSTPAPSTPAPSTPAPNAAAPSAPAPDAAAPNTIAPGEGAPDVAKPEAEKSGGKKALGIIGAILAVVVIAGLKFGIASAIGNYFNKDETADAKAGDCIAELPEVTGTKQKKVDGAKVVSCTSTDAAYTVVGRVNDQSQAQAQAGTACDQFFKQGEEGYVFSSIEPGKTGYVLCLTKKA from the coding sequence GTGCCAGAGCAGGTCGCACCCCCCTCCGCGCCCGACGCCGCAGCACCCCAGCCGGCCGTCGAGACGCCGCAGCCGACGCCGGCCCAGCCGGAGACGGCCAAGCCGGCCGGGGCCGCGCCGGATGCGGCCGCCCCGACCACCTCCGGGCCGGATGCTTCCGCGCCGACCACCAACGCGCCGGATGCTTCCGCGCCGACCACCAACGCGCCGGATGCTTCCGCGCCGAGCACCCCCGCGCCGAGCACCCCCGCGCCGAGCACCCCCGCGCCGAATGCGGCCGCGCCGAGCGCCCCTGCGCCGGATGCGGCCGCCCCGAACACGATCGCCCCGGGTGAAGGGGCGCCCGACGTGGCCAAGCCGGAGGCGGAGAAGTCCGGTGGCAAGAAGGCGCTGGGCATCATCGGGGCGATCCTCGCGGTCGTCGTCATCGCCGGCCTGAAGTTCGGCATCGCCTCGGCGATCGGCAACTACTTCAACAAGGACGAGACGGCTGACGCCAAGGCCGGCGACTGCATCGCCGAGCTGCCCGAGGTCACCGGCACCAAGCAGAAGAAGGTCGACGGCGCGAAGGTCGTGTCCTGCACCTCCACCGACGCCGCGTACACGGTGGTCGGTCGGGTGAACGACCAGAGCCAGGCCCAGGCCCAGGCCGGCACCGCCTGCGACCAGTTCTTCAAGCAGGGCGAGGAGGGGTACGTCTTCTCCAGCATCGAGCCGGGCAAGACCGGCTACGTGCTCTGCCTGACCAAGAAGGCGTGA
- a CDS encoding Ppx/GppA phosphatase family protein, with protein MAAIDCGTNSIRLLVADLPDDAAGPPAPLVDLTRRMEIVRLGEGVDRTGRLAPEAIERTRVALASYAADIEKLGAERVRMCATSASRDAANAADFTEMVQRTLGVAPEVVTGDEEARLSFTGAVRGLPADAKAPFLVVDIGGGSTEFVVGDREAGVRAAISVDIGCVRMTERHLPDDPPTSEQVAAAQADIAAAVDRALAAVPGREAATLVGLAGSVTTVVAIAQNLQEYDPERIHHARVSYEAVAQVTADLLGQTRAQRLANPVMHPGRADVIGAGALVLRVIMERAGMPSVVASEHDILDGIAWSLHPAAR; from the coding sequence GTGGCGGCCATCGACTGCGGGACCAACTCGATCCGACTGCTGGTCGCCGACCTGCCCGACGACGCGGCCGGGCCGCCGGCACCGCTCGTCGACCTGACCCGCCGGATGGAGATCGTCCGACTCGGTGAGGGCGTGGACCGCACCGGTCGACTGGCCCCGGAGGCGATCGAGCGCACCCGGGTGGCGCTGGCGTCGTACGCCGCCGACATCGAGAAGCTGGGCGCGGAGCGGGTCCGCATGTGCGCCACCTCGGCTTCCCGGGACGCCGCCAACGCGGCCGACTTCACCGAGATGGTGCAGCGCACCCTTGGTGTCGCGCCCGAGGTGGTCACCGGCGACGAGGAGGCCCGGCTGTCGTTCACCGGTGCGGTGCGCGGGCTTCCGGCCGACGCGAAGGCACCCTTCCTGGTGGTCGACATCGGCGGCGGTTCCACCGAGTTCGTCGTCGGCGACCGGGAAGCCGGGGTGCGCGCGGCGATCTCGGTGGACATCGGCTGTGTCCGGATGACCGAGCGGCACCTGCCCGACGACCCGCCGACGTCCGAGCAGGTCGCCGCCGCACAGGCCGACATCGCCGCCGCGGTGGACCGGGCGCTCGCCGCGGTGCCCGGCCGGGAGGCGGCCACACTGGTCGGCCTCGCCGGGTCGGTCACCACAGTGGTCGCCATCGCACAGAACCTTCAGGAGTACGACCCGGAGCGCATCCACCACGCCCGCGTGTCGTACGAGGCGGTCGCCCAGGTGACGGCGGACCTGCTGGGTCAGACCCGCGCGCAGCGGCTGGCGAACCCGGTGATGCACCCGGGCCGGGCCGACGTGATCGGCGCCGGCGCGCTGGTGCTTCGCGTGATCATGGAGCGGGCCGGAATGCCCTCCGTGGTCGCCTCGGAGCACGACATCCTCGACGGCATCGCCTGGAGCCTCCACCCCGCCGCCCGCTAG
- a CDS encoding amino-acid N-acetyltransferase, translating to MSAPTAEQITVRRARTGDVRGIRRLVDTYTNDRRLLSKATVTLYEQVQEFRVAVRAEDDVVVGCGALHVMWEDLAEIRTVAVDPSCRGQRIGHRLVSELIDAARELGVARIFVLTFETRFFGAFGFREIDGAPVPQPVYEQLLRSYDEGVAEFLDLERVKPNTLGNTRMLLRL from the coding sequence GTGAGCGCGCCGACTGCGGAGCAGATCACGGTCCGGCGGGCCCGCACCGGGGACGTCCGGGGCATCCGGCGGCTGGTGGACACCTACACCAACGACCGGCGGCTGCTGAGCAAGGCCACCGTCACCCTCTACGAGCAGGTGCAGGAGTTCCGGGTCGCGGTCCGCGCCGAGGACGACGTCGTGGTGGGCTGCGGCGCGCTGCACGTGATGTGGGAGGACCTGGCCGAGATCCGCACGGTAGCGGTGGACCCGTCGTGTCGCGGTCAGCGGATCGGGCACCGGCTGGTGAGCGAGCTGATCGACGCGGCCCGGGAGCTGGGCGTGGCGCGGATCTTCGTGCTCACCTTCGAGACGCGGTTCTTCGGCGCGTTCGGCTTTCGGGAGATCGACGGCGCACCGGTGCCGCAACCCGTGTACGAGCAGCTGCTGCGCTCGTACGACGAGGGTGTCGCGGAGTTCCTGGACCTGGAACGGGTCAAGCCGAACACGCTGGGCAACACCCGGATGCTGCTGCGTCTGTAG
- a CDS encoding uracil-DNA glycosylase codes for MVARAARAADLADLDAGVSDCFACPRLVEWREEVARTRRAAFRDQEYWGRPVPGFGAADARIAILGLAPAAHGGNRTGRIFTGDRSGDVLFAALHRAGLANQPTSVAADDGLALRDIRIFSAVRCAPPDNKPTPRERDACAPWLHREVSLIRPTLRVVVALGAFAWAAWWPVLRQVYGLRPPSPRPAFGHGAHWSGTAAPDLLGSYHVSQQNTFTGRLTPKMLDDVFDQAKQLAGVD; via the coding sequence GTGGTCGCCCGCGCAGCGCGGGCGGCCGACCTGGCCGACCTCGACGCGGGTGTCAGCGACTGTTTCGCCTGCCCCCGGCTGGTCGAGTGGCGGGAGGAGGTGGCCCGCACCCGCCGGGCCGCCTTCCGTGACCAGGAATACTGGGGGCGGCCGGTGCCCGGCTTCGGCGCCGCCGACGCGCGGATCGCGATCCTCGGGCTGGCGCCCGCGGCGCACGGCGGCAACCGCACCGGTCGGATCTTCACCGGCGACCGGTCCGGTGACGTGCTGTTCGCCGCGCTGCACCGGGCGGGGTTGGCCAACCAGCCGACGAGCGTCGCCGCCGACGACGGGCTCGCCCTGCGCGACATCCGGATCTTCTCGGCGGTCCGATGTGCACCGCCGGACAACAAGCCGACCCCCCGGGAGCGGGACGCCTGCGCACCCTGGCTGCACCGCGAGGTCTCGCTGATCCGGCCCACGCTGCGCGTCGTGGTCGCGCTGGGCGCATTCGCCTGGGCTGCGTGGTGGCCGGTGCTGCGTCAGGTGTACGGGCTGCGACCGCCCAGCCCGCGACCGGCGTTCGGTCATGGGGCACACTGGTCCGGCACAGCCGCTCCGGACCTGCTGGGCAGCTACCACGTCAGCCAGCAGAACACCTTCACCGGGCGGTTGACGCCAAAGATGCTGGACGACGTCTTCGACCAGGCTAAACAGCTGGCCGGGGTGGACTGA
- a CDS encoding DUF58 domain-containing protein, protein MTVPTESRSTEPEPAAGWAPTPALGRAVLLAGLLLVAGVLLGRVDLIVLAAPFALGTAYALRRRPTALPQVWITTGDDGPLVEGGAATAAVSVGNPDSVDYDLVVLRTRVSPWLRIFRAGFARDEAVADVPPTGAEGPAVGGAARSPADRPFVTSVPVGSAVDLELAGRALRWGRHPVGPAGARVATAGGLLVSRAVIVEPVRVRVYPRTEPFEAVEAMPRAAGLVGAHHSRRPGEGGELAGVRVFAPGDRLRRIDWRVSLRARQLHVASTLSDRDAEVVVLLDVLAEAGRSGGVNGAASVLDTTVRATAAIAEHYLHRGDRVSLLEYGPAARRLRPAAGRRQYLTVLEWLLDIRVTSSSHEPYDQVFGPQLLSSDALVVVLTPLLDERSAQMLARLARAGRFVVAVDTLPTDLASPKDRGWAEVAYRLWRLDREVMIGQLREHGVPVVRWAGAGSLDQVLRDVARLATAPRVGGR, encoded by the coding sequence ATGACCGTTCCGACCGAGTCGAGGTCCACCGAGCCGGAACCGGCTGCCGGCTGGGCGCCCACCCCGGCGCTCGGTCGGGCGGTGCTGCTCGCCGGTCTGCTCCTCGTGGCGGGGGTGCTGCTGGGGCGGGTCGACCTGATCGTGTTGGCCGCCCCGTTCGCACTGGGCACCGCGTACGCGCTGCGCCGACGGCCGACGGCGTTGCCGCAGGTCTGGATCACCACGGGTGACGACGGGCCACTGGTCGAGGGCGGCGCCGCTACGGCGGCCGTCAGCGTCGGCAACCCGGACAGTGTCGACTACGACCTGGTGGTGCTGCGTACCCGGGTCTCGCCGTGGCTGCGGATATTCCGGGCCGGCTTCGCCCGGGACGAGGCCGTCGCCGACGTGCCGCCGACCGGTGCTGAGGGTCCGGCGGTCGGCGGCGCGGCTCGTTCCCCGGCCGACCGACCGTTCGTGACGTCGGTGCCCGTCGGATCGGCTGTCGACCTGGAGTTGGCCGGCCGCGCCCTGCGCTGGGGTCGGCACCCGGTCGGCCCGGCCGGTGCGCGGGTCGCCACGGCAGGCGGCCTGCTGGTCTCCCGCGCGGTGATCGTCGAGCCGGTGCGCGTGCGGGTGTACCCGCGTACCGAGCCGTTCGAGGCGGTGGAGGCGATGCCCCGGGCCGCCGGTCTGGTCGGGGCGCACCACTCGCGGCGGCCCGGTGAGGGCGGTGAACTGGCCGGTGTACGGGTCTTCGCTCCCGGGGACCGGTTGCGCCGGATCGACTGGCGGGTCTCGCTGCGCGCGCGCCAGTTGCACGTGGCCTCCACCCTGTCCGACCGGGACGCCGAGGTGGTGGTGCTGCTCGACGTGCTCGCCGAGGCGGGGCGCTCGGGTGGGGTGAACGGTGCCGCCTCGGTGCTGGACACCACCGTTCGGGCCACCGCCGCGATCGCCGAGCACTACCTGCACCGCGGTGACCGCGTCTCGCTGCTGGAGTACGGGCCGGCAGCCCGCCGGCTCCGTCCGGCGGCCGGACGACGGCAGTACCTGACCGTCCTGGAGTGGCTGCTCGACATCCGTGTCACGTCGTCCTCGCACGAGCCGTACGACCAGGTGTTCGGCCCGCAACTGCTGTCGTCGGACGCGCTGGTGGTGGTGCTCACCCCGCTGCTGGACGAACGCTCCGCGCAGATGCTCGCCCGGTTGGCCCGCGCCGGCCGGTTCGTGGTGGCTGTCGACACGTTGCCGACCGACCTGGCGTCACCGAAGGACCGGGGGTGGGCCGAGGTGGCGTACCGGTTGTGGCGGTTGGATCGTGAGGTCATGATCGGGCAGCTCCGGGAGCACGGCGTACCGGTGGTGCGCTGGGCCGGCGCCGGCAGCCTGGACCAGGTGCTGCGGGACGTGGCGAGGTTGGCGACGGCCCCGCGGGTGGGTGGCCGGTGA
- a CDS encoding NAD(P)/FAD-dependent oxidoreductase, which produces MNPKRILVVGAGHVGLYAALRLSKKLSSREAEVMVVDPQPHMTYQPFLPEAAAGNISPRHSVVPLRRELKRCKMVAGTVTRIEHDRKVATVQPISGPAREITYDHVIVAPGSVSRTLPIPGLHEQGIGFKTIGEAIYLRNHVLDRLDVAAATPDADVRRAALTFTFVGGGYAGIEALAEMEDMARDALRYYPELKQDEVRWVLVEATQRVLPEVDRDMGAYTVQQLMKRNMDIRLDTRLESCVDGVVKLSDGDSFRSDTIVWTAGVKPSPMLDSTDFPRDDRRRITCLPTLQVVDGDRVVEGAWSAGDCAAVPDLTKEPGNFCSPSAQHAVRQAARMADNIAAVIRGREPVDYKHKHVGSVASLGLHKGVAQVYGIKMTGWPAWVMHRTYHMSRIPSFNRKVRVVVDWTLAFVLKREVVALGQLHDPREEFSEASQPVGAPRV; this is translated from the coding sequence GTGAATCCGAAGCGGATCCTTGTGGTTGGTGCCGGGCACGTCGGTCTGTACGCGGCCCTGCGCCTGTCGAAGAAGCTCAGCTCCCGTGAGGCTGAGGTCATGGTGGTGGATCCCCAGCCGCACATGACCTATCAGCCGTTCCTGCCCGAGGCGGCGGCGGGCAACATCTCCCCGCGGCACTCCGTGGTGCCCCTGCGGCGGGAGTTGAAGCGCTGCAAGATGGTGGCCGGCACTGTCACGCGGATCGAGCACGACCGCAAGGTGGCGACCGTGCAGCCGATCAGCGGCCCGGCCCGGGAGATCACCTACGACCACGTGATCGTGGCTCCGGGCTCGGTGTCCCGCACTCTGCCGATCCCCGGCCTGCACGAGCAGGGCATCGGGTTCAAGACCATCGGCGAGGCGATCTACCTGCGCAACCACGTGCTGGACCGGTTGGACGTGGCCGCTGCCACGCCCGATGCGGACGTCCGTCGCGCGGCGCTGACCTTCACCTTCGTCGGCGGTGGGTACGCCGGCATCGAGGCGCTCGCCGAGATGGAGGACATGGCTCGCGACGCCCTGCGCTACTACCCGGAGTTGAAGCAGGACGAGGTTCGCTGGGTGCTGGTCGAGGCCACCCAGCGGGTGCTGCCCGAGGTCGACCGGGACATGGGCGCCTACACCGTCCAGCAGTTGATGAAGCGGAACATGGACATCCGGCTGGACACCCGGCTCGAGTCCTGCGTCGACGGCGTGGTGAAGCTCTCCGACGGTGACAGCTTCCGGTCCGACACGATCGTGTGGACGGCCGGCGTGAAGCCCTCGCCGATGCTGGACTCGACCGACTTCCCGCGGGACGACCGTCGGCGGATCACCTGCCTGCCCACCCTCCAGGTGGTCGACGGCGACCGGGTGGTCGAGGGCGCGTGGAGCGCCGGTGACTGTGCCGCGGTGCCGGACCTGACGAAGGAGCCGGGCAACTTCTGCTCGCCCAGCGCGCAGCACGCGGTGCGCCAGGCCGCCCGGATGGCCGACAACATCGCCGCCGTGATCCGGGGCCGCGAGCCGGTGGACTACAAGCACAAGCACGTCGGCAGCGTCGCGAGCCTCGGCCTGCACAAGGGCGTCGCCCAGGTGTACGGGATCAAGATGACCGGCTGGCCGGCGTGGGTCATGCACCGGACGTACCACATGAGCCGGATTCCGTCGTTCAACCGCAAGGTCCGCGTGGTGGTGGACTGGACGCTGGCGTTCGTCCTCAAGCGTGAGGTGGTCGCCCTCGGGCAGCTGCACGACCCGCGTGAGGAGTTCTCCGAGGCGTCCCAGCCGGTCGGCGCCCCCCGCGTCTGA
- a CDS encoding AAA family ATPase, whose product MKDVDRSIAPAEVGHLARAVLDAVGTVVVGKRDALELVLAGILAGGHVLLEDLPGLGKTLTARSFAQALGLDFRRLQFTPDLLPADVTGSFLYDQRNGDFAFRAGPVFTNLLLADEINRTPPKTQSALLEAMQEKQVSVEGVTYKLDEPFHVLATANPIEYEGTYPLPEAQLDRFLLRVSFGYPHHEEEWEVLRRRMGRRREEADIKAVVDAATLRAMQAALEDVVVEDSVGRYIVALTAATREHPSVLVGASPRGSLALLLLARVRAVFAGRDYVVPEDVKEVAAPALAHRITLRPEMWLRRVDPAFVVGEVLEGTPAPASGALPSYAAGGPQR is encoded by the coding sequence ATGAAGGACGTGGACCGGAGCATCGCCCCCGCCGAGGTCGGCCACCTCGCCCGGGCCGTCCTGGACGCGGTCGGCACCGTCGTGGTCGGCAAGCGGGACGCGTTGGAACTGGTCCTCGCCGGCATCCTGGCAGGCGGGCACGTCCTGCTGGAAGACCTGCCCGGGTTGGGTAAGACGCTCACCGCGCGCTCGTTCGCGCAGGCGCTCGGGTTGGACTTCCGCCGGTTGCAGTTCACCCCCGACCTGCTGCCCGCCGACGTCACCGGTTCGTTCCTGTACGACCAGCGCAACGGTGACTTCGCCTTCCGGGCCGGCCCGGTCTTCACCAACCTGCTCCTCGCCGACGAGATCAACCGGACGCCGCCGAAGACCCAGTCCGCGCTGCTGGAGGCGATGCAGGAGAAGCAGGTCTCGGTGGAGGGTGTGACCTACAAGCTGGACGAGCCGTTCCACGTGCTGGCCACCGCGAACCCGATCGAGTACGAGGGCACCTACCCGCTGCCCGAGGCGCAACTGGATCGTTTCCTGCTGCGCGTCTCGTTCGGCTACCCGCACCACGAAGAGGAGTGGGAGGTGCTCCGCCGTCGGATGGGTCGTCGCCGTGAGGAGGCGGACATCAAGGCGGTGGTCGACGCGGCCACGCTGCGGGCCATGCAGGCCGCCCTGGAGGACGTGGTGGTGGAGGACTCCGTCGGCCGCTACATCGTGGCCCTCACCGCGGCCACCCGGGAGCACCCGTCGGTGCTGGTCGGCGCCTCACCGCGCGGTTCGTTGGCGCTGTTGCTGCTGGCCCGGGTGCGGGCCGTCTTCGCCGGGCGGGACTACGTGGTGCCGGAGGACGTCAAGGAGGTGGCCGCACCCGCGCTGGCCCACCGGATCACCCTGCGTCCGGAGATGTGGCTGCGCCGGGTCGACCCGGCGTTCGTGGTCGGCGAGGTGCTGGAGGGCACCCCGGCACCGGCGAGTGGCGCACTGCCCAGCTACGCCGCCGGCGGGCCCCAGCGCTGA
- a CDS encoding PadR family transcriptional regulator produces MDTTQLLKGVLDLAVLAVLREEDGYGYDILRRLREAGLEEVGDASVYGTLRRLFAAGLLTTYVVPSESGPHRKYYSLNAAGRDQLTRSGKLWRSFATTMDTLLDDRGLAA; encoded by the coding sequence GTGGACACCACACAGTTACTGAAGGGCGTGCTGGACCTGGCCGTCCTTGCCGTGCTCCGGGAGGAGGACGGCTACGGGTACGACATCCTGCGCCGGTTGCGCGAGGCTGGCCTGGAGGAGGTCGGCGACGCCTCGGTCTACGGGACGCTTCGCCGTCTCTTCGCCGCCGGCCTGCTCACCACCTATGTCGTGCCGAGTGAATCCGGGCCGCACCGTAAGTACTACTCACTCAACGCCGCGGGGCGTGACCAGTTGACCCGCTCCGGCAAACTCTGGCGCTCGTTCGCCACCACAATGGACACTCTGCTCGACGATCGGGGGCTGGCGGCATGA